In the genome of Bremerella sp. P1, the window AGCCGCACGCCGATTCGCACGCTGCCCGGCGATAGCGTCATTGAAGGAAGCCTGGACGCTGGCCAGACGATGGGCGACTACACCATTGAAGTGGTCGCTCAGCAAAACGGCACCAGCGTAGGTACCGGCCTGGGACGCTTCTTTGTCTACGACCAGGACCTGGAACTAAGCGACCCTTCGGCTCGCCCTTCGCAGTTGGCGGCTCTGTCGGCCATCACCAAAGATGTCGGCGGACGAACGTGGACACCGGAAGAACTTCCGCAGCTACTCGATGAAATAAAGAACCGCCCACCGGAAACGGAAGTCGAAGTGCAGACGAAGTGGACCTGGCCCGAGTCAGGACGCGACAGCTGGATCAACCTACTATTGATTGTCGGCCTCTTGGGCTGGGAATGGTATCTGAGAAAACATTGGAGCATGGTTTGACGCGGCGTTATATTATGGCCTCCCCCTACTCTTTTCCTGCCAGGAGGCAAACTGTGTCGGAAAACTGGAACGCCTATCTCACGCAAATTGAAGACTCGATTACGTCGATCCTCTTAGACATGGGTGTCGCCGAAGACGCTCCCGTCCCGCAGAAGACCTGGCTCGTCCGAGTATCCATTGCACTGCAGGAACGCGACGAATACGGGCTGGCCACGGACGAAGAATTCACCGCGATCCGGCCACTAGAAGAGGCGATTGTCGAATCGCTCGAGCAAGGACTCGACGCGGTACATGTCGGCTGCATGACCTACGATGGACAGCGCGTGGTCGTTTTCTATAGCCCTACGTTTGAAGGAGTAGACGTGGCGTTGACCTCGGTCACGCAAGAGCATTCCACGCACGAGCTGAGAAGCAGCTACCAAGAGGATGCCGAGTGGGGCTTCTACTTTGAAATCTTGTATCCCTCGCCGTACGAAATGCAAGCAATGTCCAATGCCTCGGTGCTACATGGACTCCTAGAAGCAGGCGATACCCTGGAAGAAGAACGTCTCGTTTCGCACTGGGCCTATTTTCCCACCGAACAAGCACGAGCGCAATTCATCGCGGCGGTTCAAGAGAAAGGCTTTCAAGTCGACGAGGAAAGCATACAAGAGGAATCGGAACCACCCAATCCGTTTGGAGTTCAAATCGATCGTGTCGATCATGTCGATCAAGATTCGATCAACGAGGTAACCATCGAGCTATTCGACTTGGCCGACTCGTTGGATGGCACCTACGACGGATGGGAAACGTTTGTCGTTAGACCCGAAGATTAACCGCGGCGGACTGCTCTGCGAC includes:
- a CDS encoding DUF695 domain-containing protein; amino-acid sequence: MSENWNAYLTQIEDSITSILLDMGVAEDAPVPQKTWLVRVSIALQERDEYGLATDEEFTAIRPLEEAIVESLEQGLDAVHVGCMTYDGQRVVVFYSPTFEGVDVALTSVTQEHSTHELRSSYQEDAEWGFYFEILYPSPYEMQAMSNASVLHGLLEAGDTLEEERLVSHWAYFPTEQARAQFIAAVQEKGFQVDEESIQEESEPPNPFGVQIDRVDHVDQDSINEVTIELFDLADSLDGTYDGWETFVVRPED